The Juglans regia cultivar Chandler chromosome 2, Walnut 2.0, whole genome shotgun sequence genome includes a window with the following:
- the LOC109014776 gene encoding adenine/guanine permease AZG2-like: MGLGHELCARVEGGFFTNLAKSWCKMEKSLNNAISKSFVGKYFKLEARKSCFTRELRAGTATFLTMAYIITVNATILSDSGGTCSVADCTAPANQTASPDCMFKPNSGYQDCLSKNKNDLIVATALSAMIGSIAMGVLANLPLALAPAMGPNAYLAYNLVGFHGSGAISYQTALAVVLVEGCAFFAISAIGLRAKLAKLIPRPVRLACAAGIGLFIAFVGLQVHQGVGLVGPDSSTLVTITACASTNPETGECMGGKLQGPKFWLGLVGFIITSYGLMKDIKGGMIYGIVFVTMISWFRGTSVTNFPNTPLGENNYKYFKKVVDFHMIKSTAGAVSFNNFNTSEVWVALATLFYVDVLATTGTMHTMAEIGGFGNDEGGFEGEYLAYLVDAGSTVVGSTLGVSSIATYVESSAGMREGGRTGLTAVIIGLYFFISLFFIPLFSSVPPWALGPSLVMVGVMMMKVVNEINWSNMKEAIPAFVTILLMPLTYSISNGIIGGIGLYMALSLYDFVMGSIRWLIKMRRRVIQEQNQVSHATAGHHADPTSIHDQITHV; encoded by the coding sequence atgggacTAGGTCATGAGCTGTGTGCAAGAGTGGAGGGCGGTTTCTTCACAAATCTGGCCAAGTCATGGTGTAAAATGGAGAAAAGCCTAAATAATGCGATCTCAAAGAGCTTTGTAGGGAAATACTTCAAACTAGAAGCTCGAAAGAGCTGTTTCACCAGAGAACTACGAGCAGGAACGGCCACTTTTCTCACCATGGCTTATATCATCACCGTCAATGCTACCATCCTCTCTGACTCCGGCGGAACTTGCTCTGTTGCTGACTGCACGGCTCCTGCAAACCAAACAGCTAGCCCGGATTGCATGTTCAAACCCAATTCTGGGTACCAAGATTGTCTTTCGAAGAACAAAAACGACCTTATTGTAGCCACTGCGTTGTCAGCCATGATCGGGTCCATCGCCATGGGAGTTCTTGCTAATCTTCCCTTAGCATTGGCCCCTGCCATGGGACCTAATGCCTACCTTGCCTACAACTTGGTGGGCTTTCATGGATCTGGGGCCATATCTTACCAAACTGCCTTAGCAGTGGTCCTAGTCGAGGGCTGTGCATTCTTTGCAATATCTGCAATTGGGCTGCGCGCAAAGCTCGCCAAACTTATACCTCGCCCAGTTCGGCTTGCTTGTGCTGCAGGAATTGGGCTTTTCATTGCGTTTGTAGGCTTACAGGTGCACCAAGGCGTGGGGCTTGTTGGTCCCGATTCGTCTACATTGGTGACCATCACTGCTTGTGCTAGCACAAACCCAGAAACTGGTGAGTGCATGGGGGGAAAATTGCAGGGTCCAAAGTTCTGGCTTGGATTAGTAGGCTTCATAATCACATCTTATGGGTTAATGAAAGACATTAAGGGGGGCATGATATATGGCATTGTTTTTGTGACAATGATATCATGGTTTAGGGGTACCTCAGTGACAAATTTTCCAAACACCCCACTTGGTGAAAACAACTACAAGTATTTCAAAAAAGTAGTTGATTTTCACATGATCAAATCCACAGCCGGGGCTGTTAGCTTTAATAATTTCAATACTAGTGAGGTTTGGGTGGCATTAGCAACCTTGTTCTATGTTGATGTGCTTGCCACCACAGGCACAATGCACACAatggctgagattggagggttTGGTAATGATGAAGGAGGTTTTGAGGGTGAGTACCTGGCCTACTTGGTTGATGCGGGCTCCACAGTCGTGGGGTCCACATTGGGGGTTTCCTCAATAGCCACTTACGTGGAATCATCAGCAGGGATGAGAGAAGGGGGTCGAACAGGATTAACGGCTGTGATCATTGGTTTGTACTTCTTCATATCATTGTTCTTCATCCCACTGTTTTCAAGTGTTCCTCCATGGGCGCTAGGCCCTTCACTAGTTATGGTTggggtgatgatgatgaaggtggtaaatgaaataaattggaGTAACATGAAGGAAGCAATCCCAGCTTTTGTCACAATTCTTCTTATGCCACTAACTTATTCCATTTCCAATGGAATTATTGGTGGGATTGGGCTCTATATGGCTCTTAGCCTCTATGATTTTGTAATGGGGTCCATAAGGTGGCTGATCAAGATGAGGAGGAGGGTTATCCAGGAACAAAATCAAGTCTCTCATGCTACTGCTGGTCATCATGCAGATCCAACATCAATTCATGATCAGATCACTCatgtatga